CGAGCTGGCCGAGGAGAACGCTCGCCTCCGCGAGACCATCGAGGTGCGCTACGAGATCGTCGGCCGCTCGTACGTCATCCGCGCGCTGCTGGACCAGATCGACAAGGTGGCCGGCACGCCCGCCCGCGTGCTCATCACGGGGGAGAACGGCACCGGGAAGGAGCTCGTCGCGCGCGCGATCCACAAGCAGTCGGCGCGGAAGGCCAAGCCGTTCGTCGAGGTGAACTGCGCGGCGATCCCGTCGGAGCTGATCGAGAGTGAGCTGTTCGGCCACATGAAGGGTTCGTTCACGGGCGCCGTGCAGGACCGCGCGGGGAAGTTCGAGCAGGCGGACGGCGGCACGCTGTTCCTCGACGAGGTGGGGGACATGAGCCTCACCGCCCAGGCGAAGGTGCTCCGCGTCCTGCAGGACGGCGTCGTCACACGGATCGGGGGCTCCAAGCCGGCCAAGGTCGACGTCCGCGTCATCGCCGCGACGAACAAGGACCTCGAGGAGGAGATCGCGAACGGCAGGTTCCGCGAGGACCTCTACTACCGGCTGAACGTCGTCCCGCTGCGCGTTCCGGCGCTGCGCGACCGGCGCGAGGACGTCCCGCTGCTCGTGCGGCACTTCCTCTCGCTGCTGGCGCGGCAGGACGGGCTTCCCGCGAAGGGGATCGACGACGCGGCGCTCCAGCGGCTCATGGAGCTGGACTGGCCGGGCAACGTGCGCGAGCTGCGGAACACCGTGGAGCGGCTGCTGATCCTCTCTAGCGGCGCGCGCATCACGCTCGCGGACGTCGAGCGGCTCGTCGGCCGTCGCGCCGTGGAGGCGGGCGGCCTCGGCTCGCTCTCCGACATCGGCACCTTCGAGGAGTTCAAGCACGCCGCGGAGCGGGCGTTCCTGCTCGCGAAGCTCCGGCAGTTTGACTGGAACGTCTCCGAGACGGCGCGCGTCCTGGAGATGCCGCGATCGAACGTGTACAAGAAGATCGAACGGTACGGCCTGAAGCGAGAGGAGGGCTGACCTCGATGCCCGACCGCAATTGGGAGAAGGAGCTCGCGGAGATCGACCGGCGCATCTCGTCGACTCCGGACGAGGCGCTGGTCCCCGATCCGGCGCCGGCGCGCGTGCCCGCGAAGGCCGGCGCGCCCGCCGCGCGCCCGGGCCCGGCGCCGGTGAGCGCCGTCGCGACGGCCGCTCCGCGCCGCCACTGGAAGGCCACCGCGGGGCTGCTCGTCCGGGTGCTGCTGACCGCGCTGCTGCTCGCCGGCGTCGTGGTCTGGCCGTACGAGACGCGCTGCGGGGCGTGGCTCGCCGGCTATCTGGCCACCATCGCCGTCACCGGCCTCGCCGCGCTGTGGACCGCCGTGGCCGCGTGGCGGCACCGCGCGGCGCTCGTCCACGTGCTCTCGCTCGCGATGCTCGTCGCGGCAGGGGTGTACGGCGCGATCGAGGTCCTGCCGCGCGTCGGGTACGCGATGCCCGACCCGAACCACCCGGCGATGTGGGCGTGCCGGTGAACGCGATGGGGGGCGACCATGCGGTCGCCCCCCATCGCGTCGCCGGCTCGTAGCGCTCAGCGCCGCGGGTTCGGCCCGCCGCGCTTCGTCCAGATCAGCACCACCCCGCAGTCGCCGCCCGCGGAGCCGCCGTACTGCGCGGGTGCGCTCGACGCGTTGTTGTACACCTCGACGCCCGAGACCTCGGTGGGCCGCACGATGTTGTCGAGGTCATCGGCGCCCTGCATCACCCGCATGCCGTCGAGGAAGATCTCCGGCGTGCACCCGCCGCGGCCGCGCAGCACGTAGCCGAAGGAGCCGTTCGGCGACACCTGCATGCCGGGCGACATGCGCATGATGTCGGTCATCACCATCGGGTTCCGGTTCTCGATGTCCTCCTGCGTGAAATAGCGGCCGAAGCCGTTCTTCTTCCGCTCGAGGAACCCGTTGTAGTCGGTCTCCGCCTTCGTGCGCTGCCCGGTGACGGTGACGCCCGCGAGCACGGCGACCTGCTTCTCCAGCACCACGTCGACGTTCGCCGGGCGCTTCGCCGACAGGTCCACCGCGACGCGCTTCGGCTCGTAGCCGATGGCGCGCACCTCGAGGCTGTAGGTCCCGGCCGGAAGCCCGCCGAGCGAGAAGGCGCCGTTGTCGGTCGTGCGTCCCTGGACCCCGCTGCCCCACACCTGCAGGCGGGCGCCGGTGAGCACGCGGCCGTCGCGCCCCTTCACGGTGCCCGTCAGGCGCGCGTTGCCGCGGGTGACCGTGATGGGGTTGGCGGGCCGCTTCTCGATCGCGGCCATGGTGTCCGGCAGCTGCACCGCAATGACGGACGTGGAGTCGCCGAGGAAGAAGTCGCGGCGCACGATGCCGCGCGGCGGCACCTGCACGTCGATCACGCCGCCGGGCCGCCCGGGCGCCTCGGCGTTCGCCTCCACGCTGCCGTCCGGTGGCAGGCCGCAGATCACGTAGCCCCCGCTCGGGCGCACCTTCGCCGGATAGCGGCGGTGGGCGTTGCGCAGGCCCGCCGGGGTGATCTGCAGCTCGTTCCAGGTCACGACGACCTTCGCGTTCGGCACGGCGTTCCCGGACTCGGCGTCGCGCACCACGCCGACGAGCGCGCCGGTGGTGTCGCCCGGCGGCGCGTTGCACACCAGCGCGCGCAGCGTGCGCTGCCCCGGGATCCCGAAGTCGAGCCGCGCCGCGGTGTCTGGCTGGATGAGCACTCGCATCACGGGCTGCTCGAGGCCGACCGCGTCGAGCATCTCGTGGTAGAAGCCGGCGAGGTAGCGCCCCGGCTTCACCCCCGTGATGCGATAGCGCCCCTCCGAGTCCGTCGTGCCGACGAACGACTGCGACCGGTCGGTCTCGCTCACGACCTGCACGGTGGCGTCGCGGAGCGGCGTCTGCGAGAGGCTGTCATAGACGGTGCCGAACAGCGCCATCGGGCGTGTCGTGTCGCCCCGGAGCACCGGGAGGGGAGCCGCGGCGCCGGGTGCGGTGGGCGTCGGCTGGCGGGGCGGTGGCGCGGCGGGGCGCGATGGGCCGAGCGTCCCGGGGCGGGGCGCGGCCTGCGCGGAGAGAAGGGCGGGCACGAGCAGCGCGCCCGCGAGGATCGGCGCTGCCAGCAGGCGGCGCGCGATGCGGCGGTGGATCAGCATGGCCAACAAGTTACGAGCGAGCGTGGACGTCCCGCCAACGCGGGCGCGTGCGTTCCACGGGTTCGACCCCGGGGCGCGGGATCGCGCCACTAGATTCACCGCGTGACGCGGCGGAGTTCCGTCGCGACCGCAATCCGCCGGGGGCGCCACGGCGCCCACCGGCCACGACCAGCGTGCACATGACGACCTTCAAGAACTTCATCGGCGGTGAGTGGGTCGAGCCATCCACGGGCGACTACTTCGAGAACCGCAACCCCGCGGATACCACGGACCTCGTCGGTCGCTTCCCGCGCTCGGGCGCCGAGGACGTGCAGCGCGCCGTGGAGAGCGCGCAGCGCGGCTTCGCGCTCTGGCGGCGGACGCCGGCGCCCGCCCGTGGCGACGTCCTCCGTCGCGTCGGCGACCTCATGGTCCGTCGCAAGGAGGAGATC
This DNA window, taken from Gemmatirosa kalamazoonensis, encodes the following:
- a CDS encoding MSCRAMM family protein; its protein translation is MLIHRRIARRLLAAPILAGALLVPALLSAQAAPRPGTLGPSRPAAPPPRQPTPTAPGAAAPLPVLRGDTTRPMALFGTVYDSLSQTPLRDATVQVVSETDRSQSFVGTTDSEGRYRITGVKPGRYLAGFYHEMLDAVGLEQPVMRVLIQPDTAARLDFGIPGQRTLRALVCNAPPGDTTGALVGVVRDAESGNAVPNAKVVVTWNELQITPAGLRNAHRRYPAKVRPSGGYVICGLPPDGSVEANAEAPGRPGGVIDVQVPPRGIVRRDFFLGDSTSVIAVQLPDTMAAIEKRPANPITVTRGNARLTGTVKGRDGRVLTGARLQVWGSGVQGRTTDNGAFSLGGLPAGTYSLEVRAIGYEPKRVAVDLSAKRPANVDVVLEKQVAVLAGVTVTGQRTKAETDYNGFLERKKNGFGRYFTQEDIENRNPMVMTDIMRMSPGMQVSPNGSFGYVLRGRGGCTPEIFLDGMRVMQGADDLDNIVRPTEVSGVEVYNNASSAPAQYGGSAGGDCGVVLIWTKRGGPNPRR
- a CDS encoding sigma-54-dependent transcriptional regulator, whose translation is MPRRILVIDDEPGIRSALGQLLEYEGYEVRTASNAADGLAEYDRFNPQLVFMDIKMAGMDGLEALKRLKQQDPDACVVMISGHATIKDAVEATQLGAYDILEKPLDTDRILVLLRNALDRTELAEENARLRETIEVRYEIVGRSYVIRALLDQIDKVAGTPARVLITGENGTGKELVARAIHKQSARKAKPFVEVNCAAIPSELIESELFGHMKGSFTGAVQDRAGKFEQADGGTLFLDEVGDMSLTAQAKVLRVLQDGVVTRIGGSKPAKVDVRVIAATNKDLEEEIANGRFREDLYYRLNVVPLRVPALRDRREDVPLLVRHFLSLLARQDGLPAKGIDDAALQRLMELDWPGNVRELRNTVERLLILSSGARITLADVERLVGRRAVEAGGLGSLSDIGTFEEFKHAAERAFLLAKLRQFDWNVSETARVLEMPRSNVYKKIERYGLKREEG